Proteins from one Desulfonema limicola genomic window:
- a CDS encoding DsbA family protein produces the protein MKNKSLYVKFAVLLVYLIPIMAGSAFGNEVETRISEIMKHKLQGIRTEEGVDVQVSKIPDPLKSEFDLYKVNYTKDGKPFGEMTVSVISENDKSYMISGGSVWDIKEGRELQFLWRSLTTRAQIPVDEQHLVLGDNKKCSLPIAVFSDYLCFHCKQFLPAVEDYVSANENMCLYFYDMPLVSLHKNSEYIAKLAIAWREITGKPVPPEIYSQEFKDNKPYIEEWFEDMLAVEKADITAFYKKASSPEIEKKIENDMQLAGKLNVRGTPSLFIDGHQTPASLDQVEIVVEYLSKK, from the coding sequence ATGAAAAACAAATCATTATACGTTAAATTTGCAGTCCTGCTCGTTTATCTCATTCCCATCATGGCAGGATCAGCTTTTGGAAATGAGGTTGAAACCCGGATTTCGGAAATAATGAAACATAAATTGCAGGGCATCAGGACCGAGGAAGGTGTGGATGTTCAAGTCAGCAAAATTCCCGATCCCCTGAAATCCGAGTTTGATCTTTACAAGGTAAATTACACCAAAGACGGCAAACCTTTTGGCGAAATGACCGTGTCTGTGATCTCGGAAAATGATAAATCCTACATGATAAGCGGCGGTTCGGTCTGGGATATTAAAGAAGGCCGGGAATTGCAATTTTTGTGGAGATCACTGACAACCAGGGCACAAATCCCGGTGGATGAACAGCATCTTGTTTTGGGAGATAATAAAAAGTGCAGCCTGCCAATTGCGGTTTTCAGCGATTATCTCTGCTTTCACTGCAAACAGTTTCTGCCTGCTGTTGAAGATTATGTAAGCGCAAATGAAAACATGTGCCTCTATTTTTATGACATGCCCCTGGTATCTCTTCATAAGAATTCAGAATACATTGCAAAACTTGCAATTGCCTGGAGAGAGATTACCGGAAAACCTGTTCCCCCTGAAATCTATTCACAGGAATTCAAGGATAATAAACCCTATATTGAAGAATGGTTTGAGGACATGCTTGCAGTTGAAAAGGCTGATATAACGGCATTTTATAAAAAAGCATCTTCACCTGAGATTGAAAAGAAGATTGAAAACGATATGCAGCTTGCAGGAAAATTGAATGTCAGGGGAACCCCGTCATTATTCATAGACGGCCATCAGACCCCGGCAAGCCTGGATCAGGTGGAAATTGTTGTTGAATATCTTAGTAAAAAATAA
- a CDS encoding TraK domain-containing protein — MKLTGKNLMIGVICLMLASFAGAETRNDVKSVTSDIQKLIDESENRLGGNVKGHRSAKPEVTVPEKAVSEQENDTIYVYPEKKKYIGLSKVDINRFHCEQGNVTGVIFSEDKGLTVNRSGSNAFLRILPDSYAFESPFELYMICAEDTLYRIIGDPQWVSARNVILKDGDKKIEQALDFFKGKTREENIVRLIKKSWNEDWDPAWTITPKFKPVMKNENYRVSWYRSIDTGSEWVIEQYIVEGMKGNVRIEESAFVNRQTVAVSCFEPVISNGKLAQVVVVRGKTL; from the coding sequence ATGAAATTAACCGGAAAAAATCTGATGATCGGGGTAATCTGCCTGATGCTTGCATCATTTGCCGGTGCGGAAACCCGTAATGATGTCAAATCTGTGACCTCGGATATACAAAAACTCATAGATGAATCTGAAAACCGGCTTGGAGGAAATGTAAAGGGACACAGGAGCGCGAAACCGGAAGTCACAGTGCCTGAAAAAGCGGTATCAGAACAGGAAAATGACACCATATATGTGTATCCTGAAAAGAAGAAATACATTGGTCTGTCAAAGGTTGATATTAACCGGTTTCACTGTGAGCAGGGTAATGTAACAGGCGTAATCTTTTCCGAAGACAAGGGACTTACTGTGAACCGGTCTGGTTCCAATGCCTTTTTGCGAATCCTTCCTGACAGCTATGCTTTTGAAAGCCCTTTTGAGCTTTACATGATCTGTGCAGAAGACACTTTGTACAGGATTATCGGAGATCCCCAGTGGGTATCGGCCCGGAATGTGATTTTAAAAGACGGGGATAAAAAGATTGAGCAGGCCCTGGATTTTTTCAAAGGCAAGACCCGTGAGGAAAATATTGTCAGGCTTATAAAAAAATCATGGAATGAGGACTGGGACCCGGCATGGACAATTACTCCAAAGTTCAAACCTGTGATGAAAAATGAGAATTACAGGGTTTCATGGTATCGGTCAATTGATACCGGGAGTGAATGGGTTATTGAGCAGTATATTGTTGAAGGGATGAAAGGAAATGTTCGGATTGAGGAATCTGCCTTTGTAAATCGTCAGACTGTGGCTGTGTCGTGCTTTGAGCCGGTTATTTCAAACGGAAAACTGGCTCAGGTTGTGGTGGTAAGGGGAAAAACCCTTTAA
- a CDS encoding TraV family lipoprotein, translating to MKNTIYIILLISTGTFYGCGVMMGMVEKIVDPYSRKYKCPNPQGFDCIDLDASYAADQEIQSVKNENHTDSGHDMLSKPESDDLGDFITDDLKITLEQAAQNPGTEPVSEILMKHIRDRKSFPKIETRLLEQIAENYLQCIEDAEKKAKKMKMSDDAATKALHECSALLANVPGLVPFKSTELSEKLKIQRESDAKKNIAQSVSPGATPIRVPAKGIRIFIAPYVDNRDVFNQGHFIFTKVGEGRWVLPEETGKHNTAIKVLEK from the coding sequence ATGAAAAACACCATATATATCATCCTCCTGATTTCAACTGGAACATTTTACGGGTGCGGGGTCATGATGGGGATGGTTGAAAAAATTGTTGATCCCTATTCCAGAAAGTACAAGTGCCCAAATCCGCAGGGATTTGACTGCATTGATCTTGATGCATCCTATGCAGCAGATCAGGAGATTCAGTCTGTAAAGAATGAAAACCATACAGATTCAGGTCATGACATGCTTTCAAAACCTGAATCTGATGATCTTGGAGATTTTATTACAGATGACCTGAAAATTACCCTGGAACAGGCAGCCCAAAATCCGGGAACTGAACCTGTTTCTGAAATCCTGATGAAACATATCCGGGACAGGAAAAGCTTTCCAAAGATTGAAACCAGGCTACTGGAACAGATTGCAGAAAATTATTTGCAGTGTATTGAAGATGCAGAAAAGAAAGCGAAAAAGATGAAAATGAGCGATGATGCAGCTACAAAAGCCCTTCATGAATGCTCAGCACTCCTGGCCAATGTGCCTGGTCTTGTTCCTTTTAAAAGCACTGAACTGAGCGAAAAGCTGAAGATTCAGCGGGAATCTGATGCAAAAAAAAACATTGCCCAGTCTGTAAGTCCAGGAGCAACTCCAATCCGTGTGCCTGCAAAGGGTATCAGGATATTTATCGCTCCTTATGTTGACAACAGGGATGTTTTCAACCAGGGACATTTCATATTTACCAAAGTTGGGGAAGGAAGATGGGTATTGCCAGAAGAAACAGGAAAACACAACACTGCAATAAAGGTACTGGAAAAATGA
- a CDS encoding sensor histidine kinase, which translates to MINLIKFIKQDYPSGSKENPFYYIIEKCMEYFHADYCSYLAPDYQSGIWQVKTCIKSEHDKYEIVNLPIELQIGKMYSLIKTNHSEVEPYSGIEPGICNIALYAKKTVFVEDIKNNAKYKQQYVKQFEDVKHEIAVPLMCYIEGDISAIGVIVLDYNDLGNYLSSKDKIEKQTNFEIEFGNFVFKKIYKTASNHCEKIIYDISKLEKIDFDNSYEAGILNKALSELWPRLVYYSIWSGSVNQEINGEDKTFVRIASYFSDCKTNKKYNEETGIMDYIFSQDSNTTYGKILKHILADYRAGKSDNLVVRQRMTGKDHKSIKTIFNKFLYGENQNTVRDFHFIPIIENIVKKGKSQETVSCVIVLFFEDFGDIHIIKQEQIKRMSQLIYDRIKFSQYKKTIELQNTIKKISIDIFDNFKSFIKKLGGNLLNAVPCEKIAIWMITDYNTKCYSMKAEKDSFEYFDIEDKTALHMITNCLKEKKSRTSYKDESNSFSEICSGCHIIADNAYKSCMTVKVKGPKGIIRAILFFFNRKKPLLANSQAFSIIDQNSMEDISRLFGLILSLYDAREKERKLRSLLPHEFASPISALSNKLKDIENIINQLMIYLPKQKNAKSLLLNKKLSDCWLSCESIANNSENYIKYIKKDTRVTPEPVNLSDMIHQIFHIFSKKFKLSKQIYILIHGINPDQIINCQRAMLFSIIHNVFDNAYKYSHRYTVFYIKVSEDYTHIKISFINYGIGIGEYERGSLFDLFYQSKNIKKEYESSVQRSHGIGLGFAKWYVEECHKGKINFMPSQRLDSFNPFFLYIIKNIFNSEDIYNSAYQGNNKMLNAQVDESIKNFFLDENIKKFYKKVKPLGTLGEFLFKHILEIETFKNELVLLMPKKFKGNVYGEENTVY; encoded by the coding sequence TTGATTAATTTAATAAAATTCATAAAACAAGACTATCCTTCAGGCTCAAAAGAAAACCCATTTTACTATATCATAGAAAAATGCATGGAATATTTTCATGCAGACTATTGTTCATACCTTGCCCCAGATTATCAATCTGGTATATGGCAGGTAAAAACATGTATTAAATCCGAACATGATAAATATGAAATTGTTAATTTACCTATTGAACTGCAAATTGGGAAAATGTATTCCTTAATAAAAACAAATCATTCAGAAGTTGAGCCATACTCAGGAATTGAGCCTGGAATCTGTAATATTGCTTTATACGCTAAAAAGACTGTTTTTGTAGAAGATATTAAAAATAATGCTAAATATAAACAGCAGTATGTAAAACAGTTTGAAGACGTTAAACATGAAATTGCAGTTCCCCTTATGTGTTACATTGAAGGAGATATTTCAGCCATAGGGGTTATTGTTCTGGATTATAATGATTTGGGAAATTATCTTTCTTCAAAAGATAAGATTGAAAAACAAACAAATTTTGAGATCGAATTTGGTAATTTTGTTTTTAAAAAAATCTACAAAACTGCTTCCAATCACTGTGAAAAAATCATTTATGATATATCCAAGCTGGAAAAAATTGATTTTGATAATTCCTATGAAGCTGGAATCTTGAATAAAGCCCTGTCAGAACTCTGGCCCCGTTTAGTTTATTATTCAATATGGTCAGGTAGTGTAAATCAAGAAATAAATGGTGAAGATAAGACATTTGTGCGTATTGCATCTTATTTTTCAGACTGCAAAACAAACAAAAAATACAATGAAGAAACAGGCATAATGGATTATATCTTTTCCCAAGATAGTAATACAACCTATGGCAAAATCCTGAAACATATTTTAGCTGATTATAGAGCAGGCAAATCAGACAATCTTGTCGTAAGACAAAGAATGACAGGCAAAGATCATAAATCCATTAAAACAATATTTAACAAATTTCTCTACGGTGAAAACCAGAATACTGTTCGTGATTTCCATTTTATTCCAATTATTGAAAATATTGTCAAAAAAGGCAAATCACAAGAAACTGTAAGTTGTGTTATTGTTCTTTTTTTTGAAGATTTTGGAGATATTCATATCATAAAACAAGAACAGATAAAAAGAATGTCTCAACTTATATATGACAGGATAAAATTTAGCCAATATAAAAAAACAATAGAACTGCAAAACACTATTAAAAAAATCAGCATTGATATTTTTGATAATTTCAAATCTTTTATCAAAAAATTAGGTGGCAATCTGTTAAATGCCGTTCCATGCGAAAAAATTGCAATCTGGATGATAACAGATTATAATACCAAGTGTTATTCTATGAAAGCTGAAAAAGATTCTTTTGAATATTTTGATATTGAAGATAAAACAGCATTGCACATGATAACAAATTGCTTAAAAGAAAAAAAATCAAGAACTTCTTATAAAGATGAATCGAACAGCTTTTCAGAAATTTGCTCAGGATGCCATATTATAGCTGACAATGCATATAAATCATGTATGACTGTCAAAGTAAAAGGTCCAAAAGGAATCATTCGGGCTATTCTTTTTTTCTTTAACAGAAAGAAACCTTTGCTTGCAAATAGTCAGGCTTTTTCAATTATTGATCAAAATTCAATGGAAGATATTTCCAGACTGTTTGGATTAATTTTATCCTTATATGATGCCAGGGAAAAAGAAAGAAAACTTAGATCTCTTCTTCCTCATGAATTTGCATCACCCATAAGCGCCTTGTCAAACAAGCTAAAGGATATTGAGAATATTATCAATCAATTAATGATATATTTGCCAAAACAAAAAAATGCTAAATCACTTTTGCTAAATAAAAAGCTTTCCGACTGCTGGTTATCCTGTGAATCTATTGCTAATAATTCTGAAAATTATATTAAATACATAAAAAAAGATACAAGGGTAACACCAGAACCCGTAAACTTGAGTGATATGATACACCAAATATTTCATATTTTTTCAAAAAAATTTAAATTATCAAAACAAATATATATCCTGATTCATGGCATAAACCCAGATCAAATAATAAACTGTCAAAGAGCAATGCTTTTCTCAATTATACATAATGTATTTGATAATGCTTATAAATACAGCCATAGATATACGGTTTTTTATATTAAGGTAAGCGAAGATTATACCCATATTAAAATATCATTCATTAATTATGGTATTGGGATAGGTGAATATGAAAGAGGGTCATTATTTGATCTTTTTTATCAGTCAAAAAATATAAAAAAAGAATACGAATCTTCTGTTCAAAGAAGCCATGGCATTGGTCTGGGCTTTGCCAAATGGTACGTAGAAGAATGCCATAAAGGGAAAATTAATTTTATGCCTAGTCAAAGGCTTGATTCATTTAATCCCTTTTTTCTCTATATAATTAAAAACATCTTTAACAGTGAAGATATATATAATAGTGCGTATCAAGGTAATAATAAAATGCTGAATGCACAAGTAGATGAAAGCATCAAAAATTTTTTTTTAGATGAAAATATTAAAAAATTTTATAAAAAGGTAAAACCGTTGGGAACTTTAGGTGAGTTTTTATTTAAACATATTTTAGAAATTGAAACCTTCAAAAATGAGTTGGTATTGTTGATGCCCAAAAAATTCAAAGGAAATGTTTATGGGGAAGAAAATACTGTTTATTGA
- a CDS encoding response regulator, whose translation MGKKILFIEDEPELHEELRERLNALGYKVDLAPNTLDAYSVLIYDKNQANYNLAILDLMMDAGFLGKEYPKWQGYGGLCMLEEIHNNNVDIKIIVYTHDESDETNNLVTERGIKLIYKKASTAKVDAVDEIINEINNMMEEKNE comes from the coding sequence ATGGGGAAGAAAATACTGTTTATTGAAGATGAACCAGAACTGCATGAAGAACTTAGGGAAAGACTTAATGCATTAGGTTATAAGGTTGATTTAGCTCCTAATACTTTAGATGCTTATTCTGTTTTGATCTATGATAAAAACCAAGCAAATTATAATCTTGCTATTCTTGATTTGATGATGGATGCTGGTTTTTTGGGAAAAGAATATCCAAAATGGCAGGGCTACGGCGGTTTGTGTATGCTGGAAGAGATTCATAACAACAATGTAGATATTAAAATTATTGTATATACTCATGATGAATCAGATGAAACAAATAATCTGGTTACTGAAAGAGGTATAAAGTTGATATATAAAAAAGCTTCAACAGCGAAGGTTGATGCTGTCGATGAGATTATTAATGAAATTAATAACATGATGGAGGAAAAAAATGAGTGA
- a CDS encoding caspase family protein, giving the protein MTRRAFVVGSDGPNSDLKFARSDAEKIIKLFNKRGYIIPNENKEPFIPTKLDSNYAIIERFADFLEECDFEDTIFFYFAGHGKCHENGRELHLIIDTTKYDRISSTAIKISEIINIFRTCRAKNKLIILDCCDAGWAEEEFKTELENTNCLLICASGKNENAIEFEELKGGFLSKLFVKAFENPSTTIVKEGLVLYNLFENWLLEEAENFKSKNIEKISSTLSVYGKRDQTISSFSIFELTDEEKQRLYFYNYTYNPFEETNSNNEEYFNNYYIKPEVYQKIIKKKSCIIFGLEGSGKTACRRIIEKDSKDNYVKNKVRPGVLSILIDNDDFEQFTKNPIETSRIIPFEKYINTIIQKVVSRLEDYEIDNYKFKNLFKGEFFNQYEFDTIFIIFDISLRQDYQDKKIKQLFQYISGIAKTIEILNFNIYLKIFLAAKFNQYLQNYDEFNTYEVFELYWETKDKKKLFNEIIERRLEDASTTSPKISSFSHASGGRLNESVINFIINKSKTPRKLIEKCNIIFVKIHELPNKNIDKEVLKEVFSNIDYEDYNNFLKQRIDVQTKVEKTIRILHLSDINISSENDIISFQNQLFADLKNMIKHGIDFLVVTGNVAEKALDSKYIYAVKFINELCQVFKISHNKIILAPGPHDINYDLSKKAFVELQCNKTQYINDGRYTLLKMENSNKQTALLCSEEVYENKMKFFSDFHEKVCNTSYPNKFDNQAILYPFPDEEIIILSLNSCWQFDFYFKECASINETALLKPFNILLKKDKDYSEWLKIAIWYHPFEEIKNADLLMKKLVEYGFKICFLGHIENSKNVYDYKFEYDRHTISAGKFGSTSDTELSGVPFHYNMIELDRQNKKIKINPRVKEKEIDDWANSPDAAPDGIIEEDLIIN; this is encoded by the coding sequence ATGACAAGAAGAGCTTTTGTTGTTGGATCAGATGGTCCAAATTCTGATTTAAAATTTGCAAGATCAGATGCTGAAAAAATTATTAAGTTGTTTAATAAAAGAGGCTATATTATTCCAAATGAAAATAAAGAACCATTTATTCCTACAAAATTGGATAGCAACTATGCAATTATAGAAAGATTTGCAGATTTTTTAGAAGAATGTGATTTTGAGGATACCATTTTCTTTTATTTTGCTGGTCATGGTAAATGTCATGAAAATGGAAGAGAACTCCATTTAATTATTGATACTACAAAATATGATAGAATTAGTTCAACTGCTATAAAAATATCAGAGATTATAAACATATTTCGAACTTGTCGAGCTAAAAATAAGCTAATAATATTGGATTGTTGTGATGCTGGTTGGGCCGAAGAAGAATTCAAAACAGAGTTAGAAAATACGAACTGCTTGTTGATATGCGCTTCAGGTAAAAATGAAAATGCAATTGAATTTGAAGAATTGAAAGGTGGATTTTTAAGTAAACTTTTTGTTAAAGCATTTGAAAATCCTTCTACTACAATAGTTAAAGAAGGATTAGTTCTATATAATCTTTTTGAAAACTGGCTTCTCGAAGAAGCTGAAAATTTTAAAAGTAAAAATATAGAAAAAATTTCTTCAACACTTTCTGTATATGGTAAAAGAGATCAGACAATATCATCGTTCTCAATTTTTGAATTAACTGACGAAGAAAAACAAAGACTATACTTCTATAATTATACCTATAATCCTTTTGAAGAAACTAATTCAAATAATGAAGAATATTTTAATAATTATTATATCAAACCTGAGGTATATCAAAAGATAATAAAAAAAAAATCATGCATTATTTTTGGACTTGAAGGCAGTGGGAAAACAGCCTGCCGGCGAATTATTGAAAAAGATAGCAAAGATAATTATGTCAAAAATAAAGTGAGACCTGGAGTTCTTAGTATTTTAATTGATAATGATGATTTTGAACAATTTACAAAAAATCCAATAGAAACAAGTCGAATAATACCATTTGAAAAATACATAAATACCATTATTCAAAAAGTAGTTTCACGATTAGAAGATTATGAAATTGATAATTACAAATTTAAGAATTTATTTAAAGGTGAATTTTTTAATCAATATGAATTTGACACCATTTTTATTATTTTTGACATTAGTCTTAGACAAGATTATCAGGATAAAAAAATCAAGCAATTATTTCAATATATATCAGGAATAGCAAAAACAATTGAAATACTGAACTTTAATATTTATTTAAAAATTTTTCTTGCAGCTAAGTTCAATCAATATTTACAGAATTATGATGAATTTAATACTTATGAAGTCTTTGAGTTATATTGGGAGACAAAAGATAAGAAAAAACTATTTAATGAAATAATTGAAAGAAGACTGGAAGATGCTTCAACAACAAGTCCTAAAATTTCAAGTTTTTCCCATGCGAGTGGTGGTAGATTGAACGAGAGTGTTATAAATTTTATTATAAACAAATCAAAAACACCGCGTAAATTGATAGAAAAATGCAATATAATTTTTGTGAAAATACATGAATTACCAAATAAAAATATTGACAAAGAGGTGTTAAAAGAAGTTTTTTCTAATATAGATTACGAGGATTACAATAATTTTTTAAAACAAAGAATAGATGTCCAAACGAAAGTTGAAAAAACAATTAGAATATTGCATCTATCAGATATAAATATTAGCTCAGAAAATGATATAATTTCATTTCAAAACCAATTATTTGCTGATTTAAAAAACATGATTAAGCATGGCATAGATTTTCTTGTTGTCACTGGAAATGTTGCAGAAAAAGCGTTAGATAGCAAGTATATTTATGCAGTCAAATTTATTAATGAGTTATGTCAAGTTTTTAAAATATCACATAACAAGATAATATTAGCTCCAGGACCTCATGATATTAACTATGACTTATCTAAAAAAGCTTTTGTTGAATTGCAATGTAATAAAACACAATATATCAATGATGGCAGATACACCTTGTTAAAGATGGAAAACTCAAATAAGCAGACTGCTTTGTTATGTAGTGAGGAAGTTTATGAAAACAAAATGAAATTTTTTTCTGATTTTCATGAAAAAGTCTGTAACACATCATATCCAAACAAATTTGACAATCAAGCTATTCTCTACCCTTTTCCTGATGAAGAAATAATAATTTTATCTCTGAATTCATGCTGGCAGTTTGATTTTTATTTCAAAGAATGTGCAAGTATTAATGAGACGGCATTATTAAAACCATTTAACATATTACTGAAAAAAGATAAGGACTACTCCGAATGGCTAAAAATAGCGATATGGTATCATCCTTTTGAAGAGATTAAAAATGCTGACTTATTAATGAAGAAACTTGTTGAGTATGGTTTTAAAATATGTTTTTTGGGGCATATTGAAAATTCTAAAAATGTCTATGATTATAAATTTGAGTATGACAGACATACTATTAGTGCAGGAAAATTCGGTAGTACATCAGACACTGAACTCTCAGGCGTTCCATTTCACTATAATATGATTGAACTGGACAGACAGAATAAAAAAATAAAAATAAATCCTAGAGTTAAAGAAAAAGAGATCGATGATTGGGCAAATTCCCCGGATGCCGCTCCTGATGGAATAATTGAAGAAGATTTAATCATTAATTAA